One genomic region from Amycolatopsis sp. FBCC-B4732 encodes:
- a CDS encoding 2'-5' RNA ligase family protein, with translation MPPLVVTLAVDETARAAWNALRRRWFPPERLVVDAHLTLFHALPGEHLAAVLADGAEVAGDVEPFELTVTGARSLGRGVALDVTAEPLLRLHAGLRARWKDWLTRQDAQRFAPHVTVQNKVRPDVAAATLEAVRRDPGPRTATATGLDVWRYLGGPWEHVASVPLAGRR, from the coding sequence GTGCCGCCGCTGGTCGTGACCCTCGCCGTCGACGAAACCGCCCGAGCGGCGTGGAACGCGCTGCGGCGCCGGTGGTTCCCGCCGGAGCGGCTGGTCGTCGACGCCCACCTCACCCTGTTCCACGCGCTCCCGGGCGAGCACCTGGCGGCGGTGCTCGCCGACGGCGCCGAGGTCGCCGGCGACGTCGAGCCCTTCGAGCTGACGGTCACCGGCGCGCGGTCGCTCGGGCGAGGGGTCGCGCTCGACGTCACCGCCGAGCCCTTGCTGCGCCTGCACGCCGGACTGCGGGCGCGGTGGAAGGACTGGCTCACCCGGCAGGACGCGCAGCGGTTCGCCCCGCACGTCACCGTGCAGAACAAGGTGCGCCCGGACGTCGCCGCCGCGACGCTCGAAGCGGTGCGCCGCGACCCCGGTCCCCGCACCGCGACCGCGACCGGGCTCGACGTCTGGCGCTACCTCGGCGGCCCCTGGGAGCACGTCGCCAGTGTGCCGCTCGCCGGGCGCCGCTGA
- a CDS encoding ABC transporter permease — MSAPSLPPLAARSLPAAVWRAVRSGRWTSGCALLVVLIVLLAAGADLFALAEGQSLTPDIATLGPTGLPAGALGGVSGAHWFGVEPLTGVDLFALVAHGARTSLLVGLGATALGTALGVLIGVSAGYLGGWWDRLVTWTADVILGFPYLIFMIALGAVLPVDFPRQVTLIVVLGLFGWPRVARIVRAQTLTLAKRDFVAAARVIGGGPWHVFTKELLPNLWAPVIVVASLAIPSMIGSEAALSFLGVGVLPPTPSWGRTISTAIDFFETDPMYLVFPGLLLFLVTLAFNVVGDAIRDTLDPRSGGAA; from the coding sequence GTGTCCGCCCCCTCCCTCCCGCCGCTCGCGGCGCGTTCCCTGCCCGCCGCGGTGTGGCGTGCCGTCCGGTCCGGGCGGTGGACGTCCGGCTGCGCGCTGCTCGTCGTCCTGATCGTGCTGCTCGCCGCCGGAGCCGACCTGTTCGCGCTGGCCGAGGGGCAGAGCCTCACCCCGGACATCGCCACGCTCGGCCCGACCGGGCTGCCGGCGGGCGCGCTCGGCGGGGTGAGCGGCGCGCACTGGTTCGGCGTCGAGCCCCTCACCGGCGTCGACCTCTTCGCGCTCGTCGCCCACGGCGCGCGGACGTCGCTGCTCGTCGGGCTCGGCGCCACCGCGCTGGGCACCGCGCTCGGCGTCCTCATCGGGGTCAGCGCCGGCTACCTCGGCGGCTGGTGGGACCGGCTGGTCACCTGGACCGCCGACGTCATCCTGGGCTTCCCGTACCTGATCTTCATGATCGCGCTCGGCGCCGTCCTGCCGGTCGACTTCCCGCGCCAGGTCACGCTGATCGTCGTGCTCGGGCTGTTCGGCTGGCCGCGGGTGGCCCGGATCGTCCGGGCGCAGACGCTGACGCTGGCCAAGCGCGACTTCGTCGCCGCGGCGCGGGTGATCGGCGGCGGTCCGTGGCACGTCTTCACCAAGGAGCTCCTGCCGAACTTGTGGGCACCGGTCATCGTCGTGGCGAGCCTCGCCATCCCGTCGATGATCGGGAGCGAGGCCGCGCTGTCGTTCCTCGGCGTCGGCGTGCTGCCGCCGACCCCGAGCTGGGGCCGCACCATCAGCACGGCGATCGACTTCTTCGAGACCGACCCGATGTACCTCGTCTTCCCCGGGCTCCTGCTGTTCCTCGTCACTCTCGCCTTCAACGTCGTCGGCGACGCGATCCGCGACACGCTCGACCCGCGGTCGGGCGGTGCGGCCTGA
- a CDS encoding SDR family oxidoreductase has product MSDRRVLVIGRGSGIARAVTSALRAAGARVVVAGRDREALAKAYDDPGVEAEFVDLTDESSIAALAGRLGQVDHVVSTASARARGAVGDLAHDVVLKSFDVKVLGPLLLAKHFAPRLPEDGSFVFFSGSSARKPAAGMLAVGATNAAVDALVRGLAVELAPLRVNAISPGTVDTGAYDGLGERKKAELFATREATSPVRRVGRPEEIAEAVVFALNSTFLTGVSLAVDGGEPLV; this is encoded by the coding sequence ATGAGCGATCGACGGGTGCTCGTCATCGGCCGCGGCAGTGGCATCGCCCGCGCGGTGACCTCGGCGCTGCGGGCGGCCGGAGCCCGGGTCGTGGTGGCCGGGCGCGACCGGGAGGCATTGGCGAAGGCGTACGACGACCCGGGCGTCGAGGCCGAGTTCGTCGACCTGACCGACGAGTCGTCCATCGCCGCGCTGGCCGGCCGGCTCGGCCAGGTCGACCACGTCGTCTCGACGGCGTCGGCCCGGGCCCGCGGCGCTGTCGGCGACCTGGCGCACGACGTCGTGCTGAAGTCGTTCGACGTCAAGGTGCTCGGCCCGCTGCTGCTGGCGAAACACTTCGCCCCGCGCCTGCCCGAAGACGGCTCGTTCGTGTTCTTCTCGGGGTCGTCGGCGCGGAAACCGGCGGCCGGGATGCTCGCCGTCGGCGCGACGAACGCCGCGGTGGACGCGCTGGTCCGGGGACTGGCGGTGGAACTGGCACCGCTGCGGGTGAACGCGATCTCGCCGGGCACGGTCGACACCGGTGCCTACGACGGGCTGGGGGAGCGGAAGAAGGCCGAACTGTTCGCCACGCGCGAAGCGACGAGCCCGGTGCGGCGGGTCGGGCGTCCGGAGGAGATCGCCGAGGCCGTGGTGTTCGCGCTGAACAGCACGTTCCTGACCGGGGTCTCACTGGCCGTCGACGGGGGTGAGCCCCTTGTCTGA
- a CDS encoding acyl-CoA dehydrogenase family protein, with amino-acid sequence MTTKEKTGWIAIAKDVAAKLAVDAVERDRRNATPFEEVRLLKEAGLVTLLGPPEHGGGGQTWDTAYRVTREIARADGSIGQLLGYHYLWAWAARLVGTDDQIAAVEELYTSNNFFFGGAVNPRDSDLTITEDGDELVYNGHKSFSTGSRVSDLTVLEGVLAGTEEHVFAIVPSAQEGIVFHDDWDNIGQRLTESGSVTITGVRVPWASAAGYVDREFRPLTYNTLNVPAIQLVFTNFYLGIAQGALDAGLAYTRERTRPWPYGGDDKDAAADEWYILDGYGDLQAKLWAAEALTDKAGAAISAVLHAPREDLTPEVRGELAVLIAAAKQRVIETGLEIGTKIFELTGARASASKHGLDRFWRNLRTHSLHDPVAYKRREVGVYALRGELPEPTWYT; translated from the coding sequence TTGACGACCAAGGAAAAGACCGGCTGGATCGCGATCGCGAAGGACGTCGCCGCGAAGCTCGCCGTCGACGCCGTCGAGCGCGACCGCCGCAACGCCACCCCGTTCGAAGAGGTCCGGCTGCTCAAGGAGGCCGGCCTGGTCACCCTGCTGGGCCCGCCCGAGCACGGCGGGGGCGGGCAGACCTGGGACACCGCCTACCGGGTGACCCGCGAGATCGCCCGCGCGGACGGCTCGATCGGCCAGCTGCTCGGCTACCACTACCTCTGGGCCTGGGCCGCGCGGCTGGTCGGCACCGACGACCAGATCGCGGCGGTCGAAGAGCTGTACACGAGCAACAACTTCTTCTTCGGCGGCGCCGTCAACCCCCGCGACTCCGACCTGACCATCACCGAGGACGGCGACGAACTCGTCTACAATGGACACAAGTCGTTCTCCACGGGCAGCCGGGTTTCCGACCTGACCGTGCTCGAAGGCGTCCTGGCCGGGACCGAGGAGCACGTCTTCGCCATCGTCCCGTCCGCCCAGGAGGGCATCGTCTTCCACGACGACTGGGACAACATCGGCCAGCGCCTCACCGAATCCGGCAGCGTGACGATCACCGGCGTCCGCGTCCCGTGGGCGAGCGCCGCCGGGTACGTCGACCGCGAGTTCCGGCCGCTCACCTACAACACGCTCAACGTGCCGGCGATCCAGCTGGTCTTCACCAACTTCTACCTCGGCATCGCCCAGGGCGCCCTCGACGCGGGCCTGGCGTACACCCGTGAGCGCACCCGCCCGTGGCCCTACGGCGGCGACGACAAGGACGCCGCCGCGGACGAGTGGTACATCCTCGACGGCTACGGCGACCTCCAGGCCAAGCTGTGGGCCGCGGAAGCGCTCACGGACAAGGCGGGCGCGGCGATCTCGGCGGTGCTGCACGCCCCGCGCGAGGACCTGACCCCCGAGGTCCGCGGCGAGCTGGCGGTCCTGATCGCGGCGGCCAAGCAGCGCGTGATCGAGACCGGGCTGGAGATCGGGACCAAGATCTTCGAGCTGACGGGCGCCCGGGCGAGCGCGTCGAAGCACGGGCTGGACCGGTTCTGGCGGAACCTGCGCACGCACTCGCTGCACGACCCGGTGGCGTACAAGCGGCGCGAGGTCGGCGTCTACGCGCTGCGCGGCGAGCTGCCGGAGCCCACCTGGTACACGTGA
- a CDS encoding VOC family protein yields MSEFRIEVLTLPVADVDRAVEFYTAKVGFALDVDYRPHAGFRVVQVTPPGSAAAIQFGVGLTGAAPGTARDHYLVVPDIEVAREELAARGVPAGPLRHKKSADWQGDFAPGPDPERRAYASFFDFADPDGNTWIVQERAGG; encoded by the coding sequence TTGTCTGAGTTCCGCATCGAAGTCCTCACCCTGCCGGTCGCGGACGTCGACCGCGCGGTCGAGTTCTACACGGCGAAGGTGGGCTTCGCCCTGGACGTCGACTACCGGCCGCACGCCGGTTTCCGCGTGGTCCAGGTGACCCCGCCCGGTTCGGCGGCCGCCATCCAGTTCGGCGTCGGACTGACCGGCGCGGCCCCGGGCACGGCGCGGGACCACTACCTGGTGGTGCCCGACATCGAGGTGGCGCGCGAAGAACTCGCCGCCCGCGGGGTGCCGGCCGGGCCGCTGCGGCACAAGAAGTCCGCGGACTGGCAGGGCGATTTCGCGCCGGGCCCCGACCCGGAACGACGTGCCTACGCGAGCTTCTTCGACTTCGCCGACCCGGACGGCAACACGTGGATCGTCCAGGAGCGCGCCGGAGGGTGA
- a CDS encoding DUF427 domain-containing protein produces the protein MGLAWQQGPLATRAVGHFLVEQPLPERLLFAEPLRRRMRVRFGGEWIADSEDVVLLHEPGRYPVAYFPLADVRGDVLAAEDRTTTHRDLGPTGWYTVRAAGEETPRAAWRHTGLPGHADVLRDRVAFAWRAMDAFFEEDERIVGHAADPYHRVDIRQTSRHLVVREGDRVVAETRRPVVLYESGFAPRWYVPREDIDLTALTPVDGETFCPYKGLAGYFDIGAGKRAAWSYPEAWPEVARVSGFVSFEPDVVDVTLDGRKLVLEPGQTVTPHGVDRGLDPEELRAFAEKGI, from the coding sequence ATGGGACTGGCCTGGCAGCAAGGACCACTGGCCACCCGGGCGGTGGGGCACTTCCTGGTCGAGCAGCCGCTGCCCGAACGGCTGCTGTTCGCCGAGCCGCTGCGGCGGCGGATGCGCGTGCGGTTCGGCGGCGAGTGGATCGCCGACAGCGAGGACGTCGTCCTCCTGCACGAACCCGGCCGCTACCCGGTGGCGTACTTCCCGCTCGCCGACGTCCGCGGAGACGTCCTGGCCGCCGAAGACCGGACGACGACGCACCGCGACCTCGGCCCCACCGGCTGGTACACGGTCCGGGCGGCGGGCGAGGAGACACCGCGCGCGGCGTGGCGCCACACCGGGCTGCCCGGCCACGCCGACGTCCTGCGTGACCGCGTCGCGTTCGCGTGGCGGGCGATGGACGCCTTCTTCGAGGAGGACGAGCGGATCGTCGGGCACGCGGCCGACCCCTACCACCGCGTCGACATCCGCCAGACCTCCCGGCACCTGGTCGTGCGCGAGGGCGACCGCGTCGTCGCCGAGACCCGCCGCCCGGTCGTGCTCTACGAGTCGGGCTTCGCGCCGCGCTGGTACGTGCCGCGGGAGGACATCGACCTCACGGCACTGACGCCGGTCGACGGCGAGACGTTCTGCCCGTACAAGGGCCTGGCCGGCTACTTCGACATCGGCGCGGGCAAGCGTGCGGCCTGGTCGTACCCGGAGGCGTGGCCCGAGGTCGCACGCGTGTCCGGGTTCGTGTCGTTCGAGCCGGACGTCGTCGACGTGACCCTCGACGGCCGGAAGCTGGTGCTCGAACCGGGCCAGACCGTCACCCCGCACGGCGTCGACCGGGGCCTGGACCCCGAAGAGCTGCGCGCGTTCGCCGAGAAGGGGATCTGA
- a CDS encoding ABC transporter permease encodes MRTARFVATRFAGMLLVLLVVAFVTFVVFYVLPADPARMACGRPCTPEGLRLAREFMGYDVPWYRQFSDFLGGILGGRTFGTGAAAIHCTAPCFGWDFQNNVDVLSEIGDRIEVSFSVALGAAAIWIVLGVGLGVLSALRRGTAADRITMAAAMAGVSMPAYLAGMIGITIFAFALDVVPKNGYVPLTEDPAQWAWHLVLPWFVLAFLHAAIYARLTRGQMLETLGEDYIRTARAKGLTERKVVGRHALRNVLLPVITVFGVDLGGLLAGTVITERIFGMAGVGRLLVDAIASLNLPVLLGVTLFSALLVTVLNFLVDLCYGALDPRARLV; translated from the coding sequence ATGCGCACCGCCCGCTTCGTGGCCACCCGGTTCGCCGGGATGCTGCTCGTGCTCCTGGTCGTCGCCTTCGTGACGTTCGTGGTGTTCTACGTCCTGCCCGCCGACCCCGCGCGGATGGCCTGCGGCCGCCCGTGCACGCCCGAAGGACTCCGGCTCGCGCGCGAGTTCATGGGCTACGACGTCCCCTGGTACCGCCAATTCTCCGACTTCCTCGGCGGGATCCTCGGCGGCCGGACGTTCGGCACCGGCGCCGCGGCGATCCACTGCACGGCGCCGTGCTTCGGCTGGGACTTCCAGAACAACGTCGACGTGCTCAGCGAGATCGGCGACCGGATCGAGGTCAGCTTCTCGGTCGCGCTGGGCGCGGCGGCGATCTGGATCGTCCTCGGGGTCGGCCTCGGCGTGCTTTCCGCGCTGCGCCGCGGGACCGCGGCCGACCGGATCACGATGGCCGCCGCGATGGCCGGCGTGTCCATGCCCGCCTACCTGGCCGGGATGATCGGCATCACGATCTTCGCCTTCGCGCTCGACGTCGTCCCGAAGAACGGGTACGTGCCGCTGACCGAAGACCCCGCGCAGTGGGCGTGGCACCTGGTGCTGCCGTGGTTCGTGCTGGCGTTCCTGCACGCGGCGATCTACGCGCGGCTCACCCGCGGCCAGATGCTGGAAACCCTCGGCGAGGACTACATCCGCACCGCGCGGGCGAAGGGCCTCACCGAGCGCAAGGTCGTCGGCCGGCACGCCCTGCGCAACGTCCTGCTGCCGGTGATCACCGTGTTCGGCGTCGACCTCGGCGGGCTGCTCGCCGGGACGGTGATCACCGAGCGGATCTTCGGCATGGCCGGCGTCGGGCGGCTGCTCGTCGACGCCATCGCTTCGCTCAACCTGCCGGTGCTGCTGGGCGTGACGCTGTTCTCGGCCCTGCTGGTCACGGTCCTGAACTTCCTGGTCGATCTCTGCTACGGCGCGCTCGATCCGCGGGCTCGCCTCGTCTGA